One Algoriphagus sp. Y33 genomic window, CCGCAGAATTCAAATTTCCCCCAGTGATTTTCTCCGAAGGCAAAACCATCAATATCCGGTGTTCCTTTTCGCTCTATGCTTGTGTTTTTGTAAAACTCCATGTAATCACCGCCTGCAAAATTGAAAATCACCAGATCCATATCACCGTCCCCATCCAGATCCTGAATTAGAGGAGTATCCAGGTTATTTGTTTGGATGTTAGCTGATCCATCCAGCTTCAGGAAGTTTTGAGCTACTTCCCATGAAATCCTATTTCCGGAAGATGTATTTTTATAGGCTTTGATTCCAAGAGCTGTGGAAGTGAAAAGATCCTTTTTTCCATCTCCATCAAAATCTGCCAGAACTAGAAATCCACTGATGTCTATCGGAAATAAGTAACTTAATTCGGGCAAGTGAATGAACGTTTCCCCTTCTTTTCTGAAAACCAGCAATTGTCTGGAATTGATGTCCCATGTCACCCATTCTTCTATCCCGTCTCCTGTAAGATCTATAGTTTGGATCTGTGCAGAATTAATCCCACCTGTGAAAGGAGAGGACAGTATAACACCGTCTACTTCAACATTTGGGTATTGATCAATTCGAAAAATTTCTTGCGCGTTCAGTTGAAAGCTGCTGAGGAGAAAAATGAAAATCCAGAATTTGCGCATGGAATGGTAAGGGATATGACAAATTAATACGGCAGTCTCAGTTCAAAGATGTGAATGATTCCTTTATTTTGGGAATTAATTCCTTCCAAAACGATGAATATTTCCATTTTATATACGCTTTTCAAAAATAGTACTGGGGTCTGTACTGACACCAGAAAGATCGAAAAAGACAATTTATTTTTTGCACTGAAAGGCCCTAATTTCGATGCTAATTCCTTTGCGCCAAAAGCGTTGGAAATGGGCGCATCTGTTGTTGTGATCGATGATGTTAAGTGTTTTGTGGAGGAGGATGAGCGTTATTTTTTGGTGCAGGATTCATTGAAAATGCTTCAGGATTTGGCTAATTACCATCGCAAGCATCTAGGTATTCCTGTCATTGGTTTGACCGGCTCGAATGGGAAAACGACTACAAAGGAGTTGATGAAGGCGGTTTTGGGCAAGAAATTTCAAACAGCTGCTACTGTTGGAAACCTGAATAACCATATCGGTGTGCCGTTGACTTTGCTTGCTATGGGGGAGGAAGATGAAATCGCAATCGTGGAAATGGGAGCCAATAAACCCGGTGATATAGCCGAGCTTTGCCTGATCGCCGAGCCTACCCACGGGGTGATCACCAATATCGGAAGGGCACATCTGGAGGGTATGGGCGGTCCCGAGGGGGTATTGAAAACCAAGACGGAGCTTTTTCAGTTTTTGAGAGAAAAAAGTGGGACGGTGTTTATCAATTCGCAGGACCCTATTTTGTCAAATCTGTCAAAACGCTTTGAAAGTCCGGTGCTTTATCCCTCGATGGGAGATTTCTGTGAGGTGATGTTCGAAGAGGCCAATCCGTTTGTTAAGTTTTCGACAGAAGGTTCAGATGAAATTTTCTTAAGTTCACTGATCGGGGCGTATAATTTTGGAAATATCGCAACTGCACTGACGATCGGTAAGTTTTTTGGAGTAGAAATGCAGAAAGCTGTCCAGGCTATAGTAGATTATAAACCGTCTAATATGCGGTCTCAATTGATCGAGAATCGCAGCAATCTGATTATCCTGGATGCTTACAATGCCAATCCATCTAGCATGGAAGTGGCTATCCGGACTTTTGGACAGATGACGGGAAAGAAGCATAAAATGCTGATCCTAGGAGATATGTTTGAGTTGGGAGCTCATGCAGAAGCAGAGCATGCTCGATTGGGAGAAATTATAAGTGAATACGATATTGAAAAAGTTTGTTTTACCGGTCAGCTGATCGTATCTGCCTTAGCCAAATATCCAAAAGCATTGTATTTTCCGGATCCTTTTTCATTTAGAAACTGGCTGCAGGATAGTAAACTGGAGGATTACCTGATCTTGATCAAAGGTAGCCGTGGAATGAAGCTGGAGGGATTGGTGGATTTTATTTGAAAAGTGCCAAAAAGGAATCGGGAGAAAAAATAGGCGGATCCGAATGCTTGTAATCTGAGGTGTTTCCGGTGATTATTCCGCTGATTTCAGGATTAGCTAAAGCTGTATAGTATTGGATAGCATCTTCAAAATCAGAAAAACGACTTGATATTGCACGTCTGATTTCAGATTCACCAACAGGTAGAGTTGTACATTTAGACATTAAATCTTCTATTCCAATCAAGGCTGTTTCTTTTCCAAATGCTTTTCTCAGAAAGAAATGGACATTTGTTAAAATGATTGAAGAACAGTATAGATGGATCTCTCCGCTTATAGCGAGCTAAAAATTGACAGAGAATCTGCGTCGAAGGGTTTCCTTTTTAGTAATAAATCGAGTATGACGTCGGAATCGATAAAAAAGCTAGACCCCATATTTCTTCTTTAAATATTCGTATTTGGCTTCATTTAGCTCATATTCAGTATACCCTTCTAATATTCCATAAAGCTTCTTCAAACTTTCCGGTATCGGTTCAGTTCCATCCAGAATTCGTTTCACGAGTGCAGGATCCTTTACCTTTGGTTTTTCTAAAGTTTTTGGAACAGCTTTAGTTGCGTCCGCCAAAAGTGTTTCTACTAGCGACGATAGACTCTTTCCTTGCGCTTCAGCAAACTTTTTTGCTTTTTCGGCAAGAACTTCGTTGATGTCCAGTGTTAATTTCGTTGTCATGGCTTTCGGATTATCCGATATAATTTAAGAAGAATTCCTTCCTAATTGAAATCAATTTTGCTTCAATAAAGTTTACTTTCATGTCAGCCTTCTGACGGTTTTTGATTTCATAAGTTACAAATACGATAAACAATGCGTCCCTACTTGCCTTTCCTCACCGCCCTTGCCGAACATAATTCCAAAGAATGGATGGATGCCAATAAAAAATGGTATTTGGAAACAAGAGCTGAATTTTTGGAAGATGTGGCAGTTCTGCTCAAAGGAATTGGGGAATGGGAGCAGGAGCTATTGGTATTTAAGCCTAAAGACTGTGTATTCAGACAAAATCGGGATATCCGCTTTTCGGCCAATAAATTGCCCTACAAAAATAACTTTGGAGCCTATTTTTCTCCCAAAGGAAAGAAGTCGGAAGGCCCGGGGTATTATTTGCAAATCCAGCCTGACAATTCATTTGTGGCAGGAGGAATCTGGATGCCGATGGCGGAAACCTTAAAGAAAATCCGTAGGGAAATTGATTACTCCGGAGGAGAGCTGGTGAAAATTGAAAGCAATCCGGAATTCAAAGCACTTTTCGGACAGATAGACGGAGAAAAACTCAAGACCAGCCCACGGGATTATGAGGCTGATCATGAGTTTATTGACTATCTGAGATTGAAGAGCTTTACGGTGTCTTCAAAAATCTCAGACGGGGATATTGAATCAGGGAGTTTTATCAATATCGCCTTGGAAGGTTTTCGGAAAATGATTCCATTGCAGCAGTTCCTAGCTCAAGCCATCGAGGATGTGGAAGATGGATCAGGACTTTTGTAGAGTCTAGAACCAAGAGCCAGGAATTAAGAACCTGAGAGACAATCTTTTCACGTCATTGCAAACGACGGAGGAGTGAATCAATCTCTTATCAAGAACAGATTGATTCATTACACTATTTTGGATCCAAGAACAATTTCTGTCATTTCCATTTTGTATGACTGATAACTAAATGTTATGTCCAGAAAGACGGGCTATTCTGTGTGGGGTCTCGTGGCTTAGAGCCAAGATTCTAGCGTTAAGAATTAATCTCAAATTTCGAATCTCGAATTTTTTCAAGCATAGCAGCGACTCCATCTTCTTTATTGGGAAGCGTGATTTCATTAGCGACAGCCTTGACTTCCATCCGGGCATTGTCCACGGCAACTCCCCAGCCGACTGACTGTAGCAGATCGATGTCGTTGTAGTTGTCGCCAAAAGCGACCACTGATTCCATTCCAAAATCATAATGATCTAAAATTTTCTTTAGCCCTGTAGCTTTGGAAATGGCTCTAGGA contains:
- the murF gene encoding UDP-N-acetylmuramoyl-tripeptide--D-alanyl-D-alanine ligase, whose translation is MNISILYTLFKNSTGVCTDTRKIEKDNLFFALKGPNFDANSFAPKALEMGASVVVIDDVKCFVEEDERYFLVQDSLKMLQDLANYHRKHLGIPVIGLTGSNGKTTTKELMKAVLGKKFQTAATVGNLNNHIGVPLTLLAMGEEDEIAIVEMGANKPGDIAELCLIAEPTHGVITNIGRAHLEGMGGPEGVLKTKTELFQFLREKSGTVFINSQDPILSNLSKRFESPVLYPSMGDFCEVMFEEANPFVKFSTEGSDEIFLSSLIGAYNFGNIATALTIGKFFGVEMQKAVQAIVDYKPSNMRSQLIENRSNLIILDAYNANPSSMEVAIRTFGQMTGKKHKMLILGDMFELGAHAEAEHARLGEIISEYDIEKVCFTGQLIVSALAKYPKALYFPDPFSFRNWLQDSKLEDYLILIKGSRGMKLEGLVDFI
- a CDS encoding type II toxin-antitoxin system VapC family toxin, with translation MSGEIHLYCSSIILTNVHFFLRKAFGKETALIGIEDLMSKCTTLPVGESEIRRAISSRFSDFEDAIQYYTALANPEISGIITGNTSDYKHSDPPIFSPDSFLALFK
- a CDS encoding DUF6364 family protein, with the protein product MTTKLTLDINEVLAEKAKKFAEAQGKSLSSLVETLLADATKAVPKTLEKPKVKDPALVKRILDGTEPIPESLKKLYGILEGYTEYELNEAKYEYLKKKYGV
- a CDS encoding DUF2461 domain-containing protein, translated to MRPYLPFLTALAEHNSKEWMDANKKWYLETRAEFLEDVAVLLKGIGEWEQELLVFKPKDCVFRQNRDIRFSANKLPYKNNFGAYFSPKGKKSEGPGYYLQIQPDNSFVAGGIWMPMAETLKKIRREIDYSGGELVKIESNPEFKALFGQIDGEKLKTSPRDYEADHEFIDYLRLKSFTVSSKISDGDIESGSFINIALEGFRKMIPLQQFLAQAIEDVEDGSGLL